The Cyprinus carpio isolate SPL01 chromosome B17, ASM1834038v1, whole genome shotgun sequence genome has a window encoding:
- the LOC109097504 gene encoding bromo adjacent homology domain-containing 1 protein-like isoform X2, with protein MTHARQRNSLCGYKSESADQVSCQTTMDRTWPEKKAKRCSTQRGKGKEVKGKAAERDRKLYPLRGRHGLGEVSALNCCVVLTRLDQSETCRNGMKAQVKEMHGKAKICKCRKKACKTCWSTPEQKSKVKPYKSALHTELILEPRQRRLASLNAEAVNSLLLDREDPQQTSKHSKKKQQTKGDTSLSKDTTKDNDCSRKGQDNRKRVCAGETEQCRNPKKAKTESDAIDLQTLNSPAPKRLAGLNAAALLKLTSTSSGVKRRVKTDGAVRGKQLQLKSHKQQHNLACQSKLKVSQQCCSLCEKQALHTEALWDGSTGSHGFINPGYQCRSMLGYPLKPVKEEKTETDVKSYYCCSQERSVEYCHRLALFLGQKTFPETDEHSLKGFIPSPHTLTHPAMPIGAHSYPCYPGYYVHIAHHGTPTLPVSSNPGSHVASSVPPLTMCTSGVQRPKLLPSSVSHPTGIPHPAYCNSVGTCYGEACRLSSYGYRPTQPITSRGCSYNAGCSSCMHKVETDYSYPLDDHSSSITMPSALPLSICPISSVPPPTQSVPHLQTPLPDAGRPQVQIRVGRECPQRAKPPSGSRSGVQESAVCPHIKDGQLGAGHGSGAAKQSKISRRRATNGWLPVGVAAEKEVFIVAEDSTSLRRCYEAVQRDGEVIRVRDTVLLRSGPRKKSLPYVAKVSAFWEDPESGELMMSLFWYYRPEHTQGGRNPSMHCENEIFASRHQDENSVACIEDKCYVLTLAQYCRFCALVKCREEGFPRLNSLVPPSSYVIPAHRCVPNDIDPDLVFVCRHVYDFRYGRLLKNLQ; from the exons ATGACCCATGCACGGCAGAGGAACTCTTTATGTGGATATAAGAGTGAATCTGCGGACCAAGTGAGCTGTCAGACAACTATGGACAGAACTTGGCCAGAAAAGAAGGCTAAAAGATGTTCTACCCAAAGAGGAAAAGGTAAGGAGGTAAAAGGAAAGGCCGCTGAGAGAGACCGGAAGCTGTACCCTCTCAGGGGACGACATGGATTGGGTGAAGTAAGCGCGCTTAACTGCTGTGTCGTATTGACACGCTTGGACCAGAGCGAAACGTGTAGGAACGGCATGAAGGCTCAGGTGAAGGAAATGCATGGGAAGGCGAAAATCTGCAAGTGCCGCAAGAAAGCCTGTAAGACTTGCTGGTCAACGCCTGAACAAAAAAGCAAAGTGAAACCTTATAAATCTGCCTTACACACAGAATTAATCCTCGAACCTCGCCAAAGGCGGCTGGCCTCTCTGAACGCAGAAGCCGTTAACAGTCTGCTGTTGGACAGAGAGGACCCCCAGCAGACATCAAAACACTCAAAGAAGAAGCAACAGACAAAAGGAGACACTTCGCTCTCTAAAGACACAACAAAAGATAATGATTGTTCCAGAAAAGGCCAAGACAACCGGAAACGTGTTTGCGCTGGAGAGACCGAACAATGTCGAAACCCAAAAAAAGCAAAGACGGAGTCTGACGCTATTGATCTGCAGACTTTAAACAGTCCCGCTCCCAAACGTCTGGCAGGTTTAAATGCGGCCGCCCTGCTCAAGCTGACCAGCACGTCCTCGGGAGTGAAGCGCAGGGTTAAAACAGACGGAGCAGTGCGAGGGAAGCAACTACAGTTAAAATCGCATAAACAGCAGCACAATTTGGCCTGTCAGTCCAAATTAAAAGTATCGCAGCAATGCTGCAGCCTCTGCGAGAAGCAGGCCCTCCACACTGAGGCATTGTGGGATGGGAGCACAGGAAGCCATGGCTTTATTAACCCCGGATATCAGTGCAGATCCATGCTCGGCTATCCCCTCAAGCCTGTGAAGGAAGAGAAAACAGAGACTGATGTGAAATCATATTACTGCTGTTCCCAGGAGAGATCAGTGGAGTACTGCCATAGACTAGCCCTGTTCCTCGGCCAGAAAACCTTCCCGGAAACTGATGAACATTCTCTGAAGGGATTTATTCCTTCTCCTCACACCCTGACGCATCCAGCAATGCCCATCGGTGCCCATTCTTATCCCTGTTACCCTGGGTACTACGTCCACATCGCTCATCACGGGACTCCAACGCTTCCCGTAAGCTCAAATCCAGGGAGCCATGTGGCCTCATCTGTACCCCCGCTGACAATGTGCACTAGTGGGGTCCAGAGACCCAAACTGCTGCCCTCTTCGGTGTCCCATCCTACGGGGATCCCTCATCCGGCGTACTGTAACTCTGTGGGCACCTGTTATGGAGAGGCCTGCAGGCTCAGCAGCTATGGCTACAGACCCACACAACCCATCACTAGCAGGGGCTGCTCGTACAACGCAGGATGCTCCAGCTGCATGCACAAAGTGGAAACAG ACTACTCTTACCCCCTGGATGACCACAGCTCGTCCATCACGATGCCTTCTGCCCTGCCTCTGTCCATCTGCCCCATATCCAGTGTGCCTCCACCCACCCAGTCAGTGCCCCACCTGCAGACGCCTCTTCCCGATGCCGGTCGACCCCAGGTGCAAATTAGAGTGGGACGGGAATGCCCTCAGAGGGCCAAGCCACCCAGTGGCTCTCGTTCTGGGGTGCAGGAGTCTGCTGTTTGCCCCCACATTAAGGATGGCCAGCTGGGAGCGGGCCATGGCAGCGGCGCTGCCAAGCAGTCGAAGATCAGCCGTCGCCGGGCAACAAACGGCTGGCTGCCTGTTGGTGTGGCAGCAGAAAAGGAAGTATTCATCGTG GCTGAGGACTCCACATCCCTGCGCAGGTGCTATGAAGCAGTGCAGAGAGATGGAGAGGTGATCCGGGTCAGAGACACAGTGCTACTGCGCTCAGGTCCCAGGAAGAAGTCCTTGCCTTATGTGGCCAAAGTCTCTGCCTTCTGGGAAGACCCTGAGTCAG GGGAGCTGATGATGAGCTTGTTTTGGTACTACCGCCCAGAACACACTCAGGGGGGTCgcaatcccagcatgcactgtgAG AATGAGATTTTCGCATCTCGGCATCAGGATGAAAACAGTGTGGCTTGTATCGAGGATAAGTGCTATGTGTTGACATTAGCACAGTACTGTAG ATTTTGTGCCTTGGTGAAGTGTCGTGAGGAGGGCTTTCCCAGACTTAACTCCCTGGTCCCTCCTTCCAGCTATGTAATTCCAGCTCATCGTTGCGTGCCCAACGACATCGACCCCGACTTGGTGTTCGTCTGCCGCCACGTTTACGACTTCCGCTACGGCCGTCTGCTGAAAAACCTGCAGTAG
- the LOC109097504 gene encoding bromo adjacent homology domain-containing 1 protein-like isoform X1 — protein MTHARQRNSLCGYKSESADQVSCQTTMDRTWPEKKAKRCSTQRGKGKEVKGKAAERDRKLYPLRGRHGLGEVSALNCCVVLTRLDQSETCRNGMKAQVKEMHGKAKICKCRKKACKTCWSTPEQKSKVKPYKSALHTELILEPRQRRLASLNAEAVNSLLLDREDPQQTSKHSKKKQQTKGDTSLSKDTTKDNDCSRKGQDNRKRVCAGETEQCRNPKKAKTESDAIDLQTLNSPAPKRLAGLNAAALLKLTSTSSGVKRRVKTDGAVRGKQLQLKSHKQQHNLACQSKLKVSQQCCSLCEKQALHTEALWDGSTGSHGFINPGYQCRSMLGYPLKPVKEEKTETDVKSYYCCSQERSVEYCHRLALFLGQKTFPETDEHSLKGFIPSPHTLTHPAMPIGAHSYPCYPGYYVHIAHHGTPTLPVSSNPGSHVASSVPPLTMCTSGVQRPKLLPSSVSHPTGIPHPAYCNSVGTCYGEACRLSSYGYRPTQPITSRGCSYNAGCSSCMHKVETEDYSYPLDDHSSSITMPSALPLSICPISSVPPPTQSVPHLQTPLPDAGRPQVQIRVGRECPQRAKPPSGSRSGVQESAVCPHIKDGQLGAGHGSGAAKQSKISRRRATNGWLPVGVAAEKEVFIVAEDSTSLRRCYEAVQRDGEVIRVRDTVLLRSGPRKKSLPYVAKVSAFWEDPESGELMMSLFWYYRPEHTQGGRNPSMHCENEIFASRHQDENSVACIEDKCYVLTLAQYCRFCALVKCREEGFPRLNSLVPPSSYVIPAHRCVPNDIDPDLVFVCRHVYDFRYGRLLKNLQ, from the exons ATGACCCATGCACGGCAGAGGAACTCTTTATGTGGATATAAGAGTGAATCTGCGGACCAAGTGAGCTGTCAGACAACTATGGACAGAACTTGGCCAGAAAAGAAGGCTAAAAGATGTTCTACCCAAAGAGGAAAAGGTAAGGAGGTAAAAGGAAAGGCCGCTGAGAGAGACCGGAAGCTGTACCCTCTCAGGGGACGACATGGATTGGGTGAAGTAAGCGCGCTTAACTGCTGTGTCGTATTGACACGCTTGGACCAGAGCGAAACGTGTAGGAACGGCATGAAGGCTCAGGTGAAGGAAATGCATGGGAAGGCGAAAATCTGCAAGTGCCGCAAGAAAGCCTGTAAGACTTGCTGGTCAACGCCTGAACAAAAAAGCAAAGTGAAACCTTATAAATCTGCCTTACACACAGAATTAATCCTCGAACCTCGCCAAAGGCGGCTGGCCTCTCTGAACGCAGAAGCCGTTAACAGTCTGCTGTTGGACAGAGAGGACCCCCAGCAGACATCAAAACACTCAAAGAAGAAGCAACAGACAAAAGGAGACACTTCGCTCTCTAAAGACACAACAAAAGATAATGATTGTTCCAGAAAAGGCCAAGACAACCGGAAACGTGTTTGCGCTGGAGAGACCGAACAATGTCGAAACCCAAAAAAAGCAAAGACGGAGTCTGACGCTATTGATCTGCAGACTTTAAACAGTCCCGCTCCCAAACGTCTGGCAGGTTTAAATGCGGCCGCCCTGCTCAAGCTGACCAGCACGTCCTCGGGAGTGAAGCGCAGGGTTAAAACAGACGGAGCAGTGCGAGGGAAGCAACTACAGTTAAAATCGCATAAACAGCAGCACAATTTGGCCTGTCAGTCCAAATTAAAAGTATCGCAGCAATGCTGCAGCCTCTGCGAGAAGCAGGCCCTCCACACTGAGGCATTGTGGGATGGGAGCACAGGAAGCCATGGCTTTATTAACCCCGGATATCAGTGCAGATCCATGCTCGGCTATCCCCTCAAGCCTGTGAAGGAAGAGAAAACAGAGACTGATGTGAAATCATATTACTGCTGTTCCCAGGAGAGATCAGTGGAGTACTGCCATAGACTAGCCCTGTTCCTCGGCCAGAAAACCTTCCCGGAAACTGATGAACATTCTCTGAAGGGATTTATTCCTTCTCCTCACACCCTGACGCATCCAGCAATGCCCATCGGTGCCCATTCTTATCCCTGTTACCCTGGGTACTACGTCCACATCGCTCATCACGGGACTCCAACGCTTCCCGTAAGCTCAAATCCAGGGAGCCATGTGGCCTCATCTGTACCCCCGCTGACAATGTGCACTAGTGGGGTCCAGAGACCCAAACTGCTGCCCTCTTCGGTGTCCCATCCTACGGGGATCCCTCATCCGGCGTACTGTAACTCTGTGGGCACCTGTTATGGAGAGGCCTGCAGGCTCAGCAGCTATGGCTACAGACCCACACAACCCATCACTAGCAGGGGCTGCTCGTACAACGCAGGATGCTCCAGCTGCATGCACAAAGTGGAAACAG AAGACTACTCTTACCCCCTGGATGACCACAGCTCGTCCATCACGATGCCTTCTGCCCTGCCTCTGTCCATCTGCCCCATATCCAGTGTGCCTCCACCCACCCAGTCAGTGCCCCACCTGCAGACGCCTCTTCCCGATGCCGGTCGACCCCAGGTGCAAATTAGAGTGGGACGGGAATGCCCTCAGAGGGCCAAGCCACCCAGTGGCTCTCGTTCTGGGGTGCAGGAGTCTGCTGTTTGCCCCCACATTAAGGATGGCCAGCTGGGAGCGGGCCATGGCAGCGGCGCTGCCAAGCAGTCGAAGATCAGCCGTCGCCGGGCAACAAACGGCTGGCTGCCTGTTGGTGTGGCAGCAGAAAAGGAAGTATTCATCGTG GCTGAGGACTCCACATCCCTGCGCAGGTGCTATGAAGCAGTGCAGAGAGATGGAGAGGTGATCCGGGTCAGAGACACAGTGCTACTGCGCTCAGGTCCCAGGAAGAAGTCCTTGCCTTATGTGGCCAAAGTCTCTGCCTTCTGGGAAGACCCTGAGTCAG GGGAGCTGATGATGAGCTTGTTTTGGTACTACCGCCCAGAACACACTCAGGGGGGTCgcaatcccagcatgcactgtgAG AATGAGATTTTCGCATCTCGGCATCAGGATGAAAACAGTGTGGCTTGTATCGAGGATAAGTGCTATGTGTTGACATTAGCACAGTACTGTAG ATTTTGTGCCTTGGTGAAGTGTCGTGAGGAGGGCTTTCCCAGACTTAACTCCCTGGTCCCTCCTTCCAGCTATGTAATTCCAGCTCATCGTTGCGTGCCCAACGACATCGACCCCGACTTGGTGTTCGTCTGCCGCCACGTTTACGACTTCCGCTACGGCCGTCTGCTGAAAAACCTGCAGTAG
- the LOC109092042 gene encoding isovaleryl-CoA dehydrogenase, mitochondrial-like produces the protein MLAVRRAFRLCQRVVNVSVSRRGCAGAVPLDDIVNGLTEEQIQLRQTVQRFCQEKLAPYADEIDKTNEFPRMRDFWKEMGELGLLGVTAPVEYGGTGLGYLDHVIVMEEISRVSAAIALSYGAHSNLCVNQMVRHANQKQKEKYMPKLMTGEHVGALAMSETNSGSDVVSMKLTAKKQGDHYVLNGNKFWITNGPDADVLIVYAKTDPEAAARGITAFIVEKGMPGFSTAQKLDKLGMRGSNTCELVFEDCKVPEENILGPLNKGVYVLMSGLDLERLVLSAGPVGIMQAVLDHAIPYLHVREAFGQKIGHFQLMQGKMADMYTRLNSCRQYLYNVARACDKGHFSAKDCAGVILYCAENATQVALDGIQCLGGNGYINDYPMGRFLRDAKLYEIGAGTSEVRRMIIGRAFNALFK, from the exons ATGTTGGCAGTCAGAAGAGCATTCCGTCTCTGTCAAAGAGTGGTAAATGTCAGTGTTTCGCGTCGTGGATGCGCTGGAGCTGTTCCCTTGGACGACATCGTGAACGGTCTGACCGAGGAGCAGATCCAG CTCAGACAGACAGTGCAGAGATTCTGCCAGGAGAAACTCGCTCCCTACGCTGATGAGATTGACAAGACAAACGAGTTCCCCCGCATGAGG GACTTTTGGAAGGAGATGGGTGAGCTTGGACTGCTTGGAGTTACTGCTCCAG TGGAGTACGGTGGAACAGGGTTGGGATACCTTGATCATGTTATTGTTATGGAGGAGATCTCCCGTGTGTCAGCAGCTATTGCTCTCAGCTACGGCGCACACTCAAACTTGTGTGTAAATCAGATGGTTCGACATGCAaaccagaaacagaaagagaagtACATGCCAAAG TTGATGACAGGGGAGCATGTGGGTGCCTTGGCCATGAGTGAGACCAACTCTGGCTCTGATGTGGTGTCCATGAAACTGACAGCGAAAAAACAAG GGGATCATTACGTGTTGAACGGTAATAAGTTCTGGATTACGAATGGACCAGACGCAGATGTTCTGATTGTGTATGCAAAAACAGACCCAGAGGCAGCAGCCCGTGGCATCACTGCTTTCATTGTAGAGAAGG GCATGCCAGGATTTAGCACAGCGCAGAAGCTGGATAAACTAGGAATGAGAGGATCTAACACCTGTGAACTCGTCTTTGAAGACTGCAAGGTCCCTG AGGAAAACATATTGGGCCCGTTAAATAAAGGAGTATATGTTTTGATGAGTGGCCTGGACCTAGAGAGACTCGTCCTGTCTGCTGGACCTGTTGG CATCATGCAAGCTGTGCTTGACCATGCAATTCCTTACCTACATGTTCGTGAAGCATTTGGACAGAAAATCGGCCACTTCCAG CTAATGCAAGGAAAAATGGCCGATATGTACACACGGCTTAATTCGTGTCGACAGTATTTATACAACGTTGCCCGTGCTTGTGACAAAGGCCATTTCAGTGCTAAG GACTGTGCTGGGGTAATCCTTTATTGTGCTGAGAACGCGACTCAAGTTGCCTTGGACGGAATTCAATGCCTGG GTGGAAACGGTTACATTAATGACTACCCAATGGGGCGCTTCTTAAGAGATGCTAAACTTTATGAGATTGGAGCTGGAACCAGTGAGGTCAGAAGGATGATCATTGGCAGAGCCTTCAATGCCTTGTTCAAATAA